From Caretta caretta isolate rCarCar2 chromosome 3, rCarCar1.hap1, whole genome shotgun sequence, a single genomic window includes:
- the NTPCR gene encoding cancer-related nucleoside-triphosphatase isoform X2: MAKHVFLTGPPGIGKTTLIQKATEALKSSGVPIDGFYTEEVREGGRRIGFDVVTLSGRRGTLSRLGSDSSTARREYRVGQYIVDLVSFEHLVLPVLRNVDLGGDTGKKVYVIDEIGKMELFSRSFIQAVRQTLTGSGTTILGTIPIPKGKPLGLVEEIRSRKDVMMFNEYIWPLN; this comes from the exons GGATTGGAAAGACGACATTGATCCAGAAAGCCACTGAAGCCCTAAAATCCTCTGGGGTCCCTATTGATGGATTTTACACGGAGGAAGTCAGAGAAGGCGGCAGGAGAATAGGATTTGATGTCGTCACTTTGTCTGGGAGACGAGGCACTTTATCTAGACTTGG TTCTGATTCTTCTACTGCAAGACGTGAATATCGTGTTGGACAATACATAGTAGACCTGGTTTCATTTGAACACTTGGTGCTTCCTGTGCTGAGAAAT GTCGACCTTGGCGGTGACACAGGGAAAAAAGTGTACGTAATAGATGAGATTGGTAAAATGGAACTCTTCAGCCGGTCTTTTATTCAAGCAGTTCGTCAAACTCTGACTGGTTCAGGGACCACAATTCTTGGAACTATACCAATACCTAAAGGCAAGCCATTGGGTCTTGTGGAGGAAATAAGAAGTCGGAAGGATGTTATGATGTTCAAT GAGTACATATGGCCCTTGAACTAG
- the NTPCR gene encoding cancer-related nucleoside-triphosphatase isoform X1 codes for MAKHVFLTGPPGIGKTTLIQKATEALKSSGVPIDGFYTEEVREGGRRIGFDVVTLSGRRGTLSRLGSDSSTARREYRVGQYIVDLVSFEHLVLPVLRNVDLGGDTGKKVYVIDEIGKMELFSRSFIQAVRQTLTGSGTTILGTIPIPKGKPLGLVEEIRSRKDVMMFNVTKENRDNILQDIVTTVQNCTK; via the exons GGATTGGAAAGACGACATTGATCCAGAAAGCCACTGAAGCCCTAAAATCCTCTGGGGTCCCTATTGATGGATTTTACACGGAGGAAGTCAGAGAAGGCGGCAGGAGAATAGGATTTGATGTCGTCACTTTGTCTGGGAGACGAGGCACTTTATCTAGACTTGG TTCTGATTCTTCTACTGCAAGACGTGAATATCGTGTTGGACAATACATAGTAGACCTGGTTTCATTTGAACACTTGGTGCTTCCTGTGCTGAGAAAT GTCGACCTTGGCGGTGACACAGGGAAAAAAGTGTACGTAATAGATGAGATTGGTAAAATGGAACTCTTCAGCCGGTCTTTTATTCAAGCAGTTCGTCAAACTCTGACTGGTTCAGGGACCACAATTCTTGGAACTATACCAATACCTAAAGGCAAGCCATTGGGTCTTGTGGAGGAAATAAGAAGTCGGAAGGATGTTATGATGTTCAAT GTTACGAAGGAAAATAGAGACAACATTTTGCAAGATATTGTGACAACTGTGCAGAATTGCACAAAATGA